In Silene latifolia isolate original U9 population chromosome 6, ASM4854445v1, whole genome shotgun sequence, the genomic window TTGTTTCCTTGTGTTATACGTGGATGACATTTTGCTAGCAACCAATGATAAGGGGTTACTATATGAGGTGAAACAATTTCTTTCAAATAACCTTGATATGAAAGATATGGGCGAGGCATCTTATGTcattggcattaagatccatagagatagatcccgaGGCATTTTAGGCTTGTCTCAGGAGGCCTATATCAACAAAGTGCTTGAAAGGTTCAGAATGAAAGATTGTTCACCAAGTGTAGCACCTATTGTGAAAGGTGACCGATTCAGTTTAGACCAGTGTCCCAGAAACGATTTAGAAAGGGAACAAATGAAAAATGTTCCATATGCTTCAGCTGTTGGTAGTATTATGTATGCTCAAGTCCACTGCACGGACGACATTGCATATCTTTGTTGGAGTATTAGGCGGATATCGAGTAACCTGCACGCGATCACTTGGAAAGGTGCAAAGAAAGTGTTGAGGTACCTTGAGGGTACTAAAGATTACATGCTTATGTATAGACGCGTCGATAGTCTTGAAGTGGTGGGGTACTCCGACTCGGACTTTCTTTGGCTGCATTGATTCACGAAAATCCACATCaggatatgtgtttatgctagcTGACGGAGCTATATCCTGGAGGAGTACTAAGCAGACATTGACAGCCACTTCTACTATGGAGGCCGAGTTCGTTTCTTATTTTGAGGCTACCTCACATGGTGTATGGCTGAAAGGTTTCATATCTGGGCTAAGAGTCGTTGACTCTATCAGTCGGCCAATTCGAATGTATTGTGATAATTCAGCTGCGGTATTTAtggctaagaataatagaagtggaagtcgaagtaaacacatcgacatTAAGTATTTGGCCATAAAAGAGCGTGTTCAGGAAAAGAACGTGATCATAGAACACATTAGCACTGAATTAATGATTGCTGATCCCTTGACTAAAGGCATGCCACCTAAAGGTTTCAAGGGTCATGTAGTGAATATGGGACTTGGTCCCATAATGTGatacatttatttattgtattgaaAATTTTCATTTAGTTGGATATTTTCTCATTTTGGATTATGTACGTACATACTttggttatttattttattgagaAATATCATTATGTTTTGACCTAGAGTAAACATATGGTTTATTCATTAAGTTAAGTGTGAGTGGTGAGAGACTAAGTGTATCGTAATACATGGAAGATTAATTTTCGCTCAAGAGAATTCGTCGCTATGATCCGTACATGAAGTTTCTATTTTAAATggaccaagtgggagaatgttagaatatctgaaatattttattatttaattaattagtaaataattaaATTCAGTTTTCAGATAATTAAGTGGTCCATTTTATGTGGGAAGTTACCCATGATCAAGGTAACAACCCATGATCCTCTCCTATTCTACAGCCACCACCACCCACTTCTTTAGTCACTTAGAAACTGTTTTTTGATGGGAAAAACAGTATAAAAGAAACGTGATAACATTTGATAAAGGTCACCAAATCTACTCTCTCTTAAGCATTCTATACACCATCTAAATTAGTGAGAAAGGAGGGTTTGGAACCGAAATCAGTCAGAAAAGCATACGGTGTTTTACGGCGACGGGTTTACATCGGAGACGGGTTATTAAATCGGGTTTTTAAAGCTGTTCAGGAATCCATAAGCAATGGCTGGAggttctaattctcgatcttaaTTTATCGCTTCCGCTTTCAGtttattgtttgtttatttcagTAATTTAAACATGCATATTAAGAATAAAGAACTTACAAGATAAATAACTCAGACTCAAGCAAAAATAAAAACGTAAATAACCTGTTAACCTTCCAGTAATGAGAGCTTGTTCAAGCCAATGATCAAACTCCTGAGCCCATGTAACAACTTCATTAGAGTCTCTGCGAAGGTCTCCCAAGTTGTGTGTAGCACTCCCGGAACCAATGATCAGGATACCTTCGTCTTTGAGAGGTGCCAACGCCCGGCCAACATTATAATGGTGTGTGCCATCCAAATGTGTTTGAACAGAGAGCTGGCAAACTGGGATATCAGCCGCCGGGTACATAAGCATCAACGGCACCCACGCACCATGGTCAAGACCACGTTTCTTGTCCATGTGCACTCGCTCAATACCGGAGCCCCTAAGAAGCTCTTGAACCCGCTTCGCCAAATCTGGATCACCTGGAGCCGGATACTTGAGCTGTGAACCAATACCAATAGCGCGAATTTATTAGGATATCAATTCTTGATTTCCCTCCGCAAGAAAGTACGATCCAATTTTGATGATTGACGCCTCATCAATGGTTTAATATCCTAATACACTCCCTCACTACCACGACAACATAATTATATATTGAATCAATttgaataaatgaaaaaattacCTTATACGAAGTACATAGGAGCAGGAAAGCCATAGAAATCGTAAATGGTATCGAAGAATCCATCAACGGCGCTAACAGTAGGTTCATTAGTCTCCCAATGACCAGAAATGACGAGAATTGCTTTGGGAATTTGCCCATAATCTTGCTTTTTCCAACCCTTCAAGAAATGCCTGGCCGGGAGCGAGTCGTCAATAGAAAGCCTGGGCGACCCGTGTGATATGTAAAACGTGTTGTTTATCTTCATAGCGGACACTTTCGTAGGAATTCTTATGGAGATTATAGGGAAGTTGGTGTCGGGATCCTCTCCAGTACCCTTAAAGTACAGTACTGGAGGGTCCAGTACAGACGACATTGCTTGGTTCCTAACAATCCAATGCCCCATATTATATTACATTGCCATTattacaaaaaaagaaaaaaaaaaataatacagCATCCCTTCTTCCTCGGTCCTCATCAATGGTGATCCAACGTTATACATTTATACCATATAGCCATATCTGGCCACTATCACAAATACCCACCCCCTGAGATCCGGATGAAAATTACCCTACCGTCACTTTGCCGTATCGTCGCCTTCTCGAACCGTCAGACTGAGAAACCACCGTTACCCACCACTTATTTCTACCTCTCCCATCGCAATAATCTATCAATTCATAATCCGTACTCGTAATCGTCATCACCAAAGCAATAGCTAAGCTATGTTGGAATTGCCCTAAAGTTCCGCCTTATTTGTGTTCTTCAAAGCCAAGTTAGAAGGCCAAATCAGCAGATTTAATAAAAAAGATGATAATGATTTGATGAAAGAGAATTTGATAAGCGATGGTTGGCTTTGGATTTGAAAGTTGAAAAATTAAAAGGGGAAATAAGGTAGAAGATGATCAAAATCTGCTAAAATAATACGGAGTAGGAATAATGGGAAGAGTAATTTTAGCCCTGGATTTTTTCTTCTACCACGTGGCTTCAGATAAGGGGAGTACGGGACTCGGGGAGTACTGGAGGTCCAGTTCTTTTCATGAACTGAAGAGGAGCCGGACTCAATAAGTTGGTGATGACGTGTGATTCTCTATTATATAGCTGTTTTATTATACAACCTTTTATAAGAGAGTGTTTATGAGAATCTTGAAAAATTTAAAAGAAAATCGATTTAGATAATGTCAAGAAGGAAAAAAGATTGTGAATTGTGAaacgtcacaagcaagacttgcCGTAATATGATACTCCGTTGAATCTTAGTCATCTTCAGATTTGGTTAAACTTTTACTAAGAAAATTTGTTGAGGAACAATTAGTAAATGCTTAAGTTCCTTAATTCGTCGTCAATTTTAATTACTTCATacttttttttaatataaaaagaaaggtattTCCCTTTATACTCACTTGCAGACACTTCCCttgtctcaaaaaaaaaaaaaaaacaatctacGGTCTTGGGTAATTCTTATGCATGCTTCATGCGCTCATTCTCAAATGAGAATTGGTGATTTTCAGcaattctcccttgtgacggtcacaatttGCGACGGGtaaatgtgaccactttttgataaaatgtaaccaCTTAAGTACTGTTCATAAAATGTTACTTTTAAAAATATGGTCACATTTTCTCATAAACTGGTCACATTTGGCCCGTCGCAAATGTGAATAGTGTTTGTGACGGAATAatacccgtcacaaatgagaattggtGATTTTATATAGAGGGTTGACTTGAAGAAGTTTATAGTAGACACATTTTGTCCAATTTGAATATAATTGTTGTTTATAAGAACGTAGTTGCTCTTTTATGGACGAAGATTATTTTTCGTGGACTTTTTCCCACTACTTTTCCATAATTTACCCTTagccaaaaaaacaaaataaactaaCTTTTTCTAATATTTTCcttgcaaaattaatcaaatccctCAAATTACTCAATTATGAACGCTAATTTTCATCTCGATCAAGTAATTACTCTAATTATTAACATTATTAACTTTGTTATATCAAATTGGGGAAATTAAATTAATCTAAATTAATGAAGTTAGGGTTTAAAAAGTCTATTGTCAATCCTTTTGATTTTATCTAGAAATCATTGAAAATTTTGTGGTATTCGTCGTTtcctttgcaattgaaaatctgcATACAAAATTTGGTGTTATGCCTCTAGGCCCACCCAAATTGATTTCTTGGGTAGCACAGTATTGAGCGCACCAAAGCCATATTTCCATTTGTTCATGAAAATCATTTTACTGAAGTCATGTATTGTTGAGTCGCAAAGCTTCTGACCGGTGGTTTGGGAGAAGAATTGTGGTGGTCCGGTGATTTGGGTGGTGTAGTAGCTAGTCTGGGTGGCGGTTTATTGGTGTGAGAAATAGAGAGATTTATTAGATTGTAAATAAGATGGAAAAAAGGTTGTAGAAATGACAAGGGTATAATGATTATTTATGTCCATGATTGAGTCAAtcatgtccatgaatgagcataaCCCTATAAGAATAACAATTGTTCATCCCAAATTGACATATTGTGACAGCAGTAactggattatacatctgatgtagtacatcacatgatatagtttttgagcattaagataaagttttttagttttaatttaaaatttttgagttttattataaaatttttgagttcatttacttaaacattaatctcaaaaagttacattataactcaataaaattacatataaactcataaaaaattgatttttgtcgtcataaaactaaaatgtaatttatgaactctaaaaaaatacacaaaaactcaaactCATTGAGTGTGAGgtagtacatctgatgtacaatcTTTTTTCTCTTGTGACAGTAATTCCAAAATTCAATCGTGGATTTATTTGTCCAGGTGTAGTAAAAGACTAGGTCCTGAACATAAATCATCGAGTTAAAGGTACCATGACAATATTTGTAAGTTAATATTTGAGCCAACTCTTTCAAGTTAAGAGTAGGCTGaatgatactccctccatttttttatatatgtcattTTAGACTTTTGCACATGAATTAAGAAgaatttatgaaaacaaaaagcATTGATTATGTATAATTAAGAACCTTGGAAAAAGTTCATCAACATCAATCGAGTCTTCTCTAGGGTTTCTATGAGAGCCTCAGTCTGTGCTTAGTCGTCGATCCCTCCTTATTCATGAAGGTTGATCTCTTCGATATTCTATCGAAGGGCTCACGTTTTCTCGAATATTTACAACGTTTTTGTCTTCTCTAAAACTACAATCTGCTTATGTCGAGCAACCAAGTTCGATCGAATAAGGATACTGGTAAAGGGGTCATGGAGCGGGAGGATGATGGTTTCATGTGGGACGTAGGGGAGAGTTCGAAGGAAGAAGAACAAGCGAAACACATTCTTGTTGGACGCATATGAACATCGAAAGCAATTAATGCCAAAGCAGCGGTCGACTCTATGACGAAACTTTGGAACACAAAAGGTACGGTGACTGGCAATTTGATTGATGTAAAATCCAAAATTTTCGTCTTTAATTTTGCTAATGAAAAGGACAAAGCTAGGGTTATCGAGGGACAACCGTGGCACTTCGATATATTCATATGGAGTTTTAGTGACCCTTGTGAGGATGGGAAACTGTCGGATACACCTTTGTTTCATGTGCCGTTGTGGATTAGGGTTTATGATTTACCTATTAGAGGCAGGTCGAACGTGGAAAATGTGCGTCATTTAGGGATGCAATTAGGGCAATTCGTTGTGGCAGATGAAGCGCCCTTTCCAGAGATGGAACGTGCCATCCGTATAAGGGTTATCCATGAT contains:
- the LOC141586854 gene encoding 4,5-DOPA dioxygenase extradiol-like, with protein sequence MGHWIVRNQAMSSVLDPPVLYFKGTGEDPDTNFPIISIRIPTKVSAMKINNTFYISHGSPRLSIDDSLPARHFLKGWKKQDYGQIPKAILVISGHWETNEPTVSAVDGFFDTIYDFYGFPAPMYFLKYPAPGDPDLAKRVQELLRGSGIERVHMDKKRGLDHGAWVPLMLMYPAADIPVCQLSVQTHLDGTHHYNVGRALAPLKDEGILIIGSGSATHNLGDLRRDSNEVVTWAQEFDHWLEQALITGRYQDVNDFEKKAPHGKKAHPQPDHFYPLHIAIGAAGEKAKAELIHRSWDLGTLSYASDKFTDTTI